A stretch of the Pseudoalteromonas phenolica genome encodes the following:
- a CDS encoding lactoylglutathione lyase, producing the protein MQVDEIRVFIPSKDYAVSKRFYQALGFNMEYVSEDLTLFDNGNCFFFLQRFYNQEFAENLMMQLSVLDIEEVFERVERLEGFDIKFEPISQQRWGKVFYLWGPSGELWHITQFNSHTNPQ; encoded by the coding sequence ATGCAAGTCGATGAAATTCGAGTATTCATACCGAGTAAAGATTACGCGGTAAGTAAACGTTTTTATCAAGCGTTGGGTTTTAACATGGAGTATGTTTCTGAAGACTTAACTCTGTTTGATAATGGCAACTGCTTTTTCTTTCTACAGCGATTTTATAACCAAGAATTTGCTGAAAATTTAATGATGCAGCTTTCGGTGCTTGATATTGAAGAAGTATTTGAACGAGTTGAAAGACTAGAGGGTTTTGATATTAAGTTTGAACCAATCAGCCAACAACGATGGGGTAAAGTGTTTTACCTATGGGGGCCATCAGGGGAGCTTTGGCATATTACTCAGTTTAATAGTCATACCAATCCTCAATAA
- the trpS gene encoding tryptophan--tRNA ligase: MKQTTSQQKEIILTGDRATGPLHLGHYVGSLKQRIQLQHIHEQTILVADMQGLTDNAHTPKKVSENILNVVADYLAVGIDPLKTTICLQSKLPALAELSMFYSNLVTISRLERNPTVKSEIQSKAFNRSVPAGFLTYPISQAADITAFNATLIPVGDDQLPMLEQTNEIVRKINSLAGKPILNECRALLSNAPRLPSTDGKNKMSKTMGNTINLGASEKDIRTAVKSMYTDPNHLRVEDPGQVEGNVVFTYLDAFHPDTNYITELKKQYQQGGLGDGTTKKILEDCLQTLISPIRERRSIYLDDKAQLIDILKRGSAIADQKTQQVLFDVKEVFGLNLF, encoded by the coding sequence ATGAAACAAACAACATCGCAGCAAAAAGAAATTATTTTAACGGGCGATAGAGCCACCGGCCCTTTGCATTTGGGGCATTATGTAGGCTCTCTAAAACAACGTATCCAGCTTCAACATATTCACGAACAAACCATTTTAGTCGCTGATATGCAGGGCTTAACAGATAACGCCCATACACCAAAAAAAGTCAGCGAAAACATTTTAAATGTGGTGGCTGATTATTTGGCTGTGGGTATCGATCCTCTTAAAACCACTATTTGTTTGCAATCGAAACTGCCTGCACTTGCAGAACTTTCGATGTTTTATAGTAATCTGGTCACCATTTCGCGCTTAGAGCGTAACCCAACGGTGAAAAGTGAAATTCAAAGTAAAGCTTTTAATCGCAGTGTTCCCGCAGGGTTTTTAACCTACCCAATTTCGCAAGCTGCGGATATCACCGCGTTTAATGCCACGCTTATTCCGGTGGGAGATGACCAGTTACCTATGCTTGAGCAAACCAATGAAATTGTGAGAAAAATCAATTCACTTGCTGGTAAACCGATTTTAAATGAATGCCGCGCGTTATTAAGTAATGCGCCGCGCTTACCAAGTACCGATGGTAAAAACAAAATGTCTAAAACCATGGGCAACACCATTAATTTGGGCGCAAGTGAAAAAGATATTCGTACCGCGGTAAAGTCGATGTATACCGACCCAAATCACTTGCGAGTTGAAGATCCTGGGCAGGTTGAGGGCAATGTAGTTTTCACTTACCTAGATGCGTTTCACCCTGATACGAATTATATTACTGAACTCAAAAAACAATACCAGCAAGGTGGATTAGGTGACGGAACAACCAAAAAGATTTTAGAAGATTGCTTGCAAACACTCATTTCACCAATTCGAGAAAGGCGTTCCATATATCTTGATGACAAAGCGCAATTAATTGATATTTTAAAAAGAGGTAGCGCCATCGCCGACCAAAAAACGCAACAGGTTTTGTTTGATGTAAAAGAGGTATTTGGTCTTAATCTTTTTTGA
- a CDS encoding TonB-dependent receptor plug domain-containing protein, translated as MTFIKSTLAVLVGTFATNALANTQNNNDNDKTNIESITVVASKPDGIKISSGKLLSLPGTGNDPLKGLEALPGVVLATPSTGGPVAQPAIRGSSVSDNLYLTDGLEMGYVFHNDGISVYNPLLIESFELKTGAWSSQYANANGGVILTELRDPDADNPINVLDLSFFRSGFLYEQAIANNAAFYVSFRESLVHTYVDNFIEDEDFSFAVPPRNRDYQAKLIWDLDDNNVIRATASGAKDYIEIAFDADGRDIGKNPDLASGERYQTYFHSQAISWQNFNGDFETTTSLNLLTQNQQEREGDVFRWDADITKVILKADSQYQGEDVDVLFGAKVQSTEVDYVSSGRLLPCNLEFEVCPPSYFSDMFAEEGTLKFEQYHAYVSANGDLSANWDYQVGVALIGTNNNSQTYLEPRARLGYRLNDAHKLNLSAGIHHTLIDDYQYLIEGYGNTELEASEATHIVLNLESTLDDGLSMKTELFYKALDNLVVANPNAQKRSLAQDVSGFTRFEDVASGTAYGIELLVNKQLSDDWFGWASIAYSKTERDNPLTQQKFNSEFDLPWVANIVLDYKWDENWQIGAKWRFQSGRRYTQVNSATPYVEPNSATNEPLFYVPNYGEFNAEQWGNYHRLDIRADYKTEWFGLDTNLYIEVLNVYGSRAVQELEYNAAYTEFEKDYQFPDMPLPSIGISMTF; from the coding sequence ATGACTTTTATTAAATCCACCTTAGCTGTTTTAGTTGGAACCTTCGCGACAAACGCTTTAGCTAATACGCAAAATAACAATGACAACGACAAAACAAATATAGAAAGTATTACTGTGGTGGCTTCTAAGCCTGACGGCATAAAAATCAGTTCTGGTAAGTTATTGTCTTTACCCGGTACGGGTAACGACCCATTAAAAGGTCTTGAAGCCTTACCTGGTGTGGTATTAGCAACGCCCAGTACAGGTGGTCCAGTTGCTCAGCCGGCCATTCGCGGCAGCTCTGTGAGTGACAATTTATACTTAACTGACGGACTTGAGATGGGCTATGTGTTTCACAATGATGGGATCAGTGTCTACAATCCCTTGTTAATTGAAAGCTTTGAGTTAAAAACAGGTGCGTGGTCGAGCCAATACGCCAATGCAAATGGCGGTGTGATTTTAACAGAGCTGAGAGATCCTGATGCAGATAACCCAATCAATGTTTTAGATTTAAGTTTCTTTAGAAGTGGCTTTTTGTACGAGCAAGCCATTGCAAATAATGCAGCTTTTTATGTGTCTTTTAGAGAGAGTTTAGTGCATACCTATGTCGATAACTTTATTGAAGATGAAGACTTTTCTTTTGCGGTACCACCTCGAAATCGAGACTACCAAGCCAAACTGATTTGGGATTTAGACGACAACAATGTGATCAGAGCGACCGCCAGTGGTGCGAAAGATTACATCGAAATAGCCTTCGATGCGGATGGCAGAGACATAGGCAAAAACCCAGACTTGGCATCGGGCGAACGTTATCAAACGTATTTTCATAGCCAAGCAATAAGTTGGCAGAACTTTAATGGTGATTTCGAAACCACCACCAGCTTAAATTTACTGACGCAAAACCAACAAGAGCGAGAAGGGGATGTGTTTCGTTGGGATGCCGACATCACCAAAGTAATTTTAAAGGCTGACAGTCAGTATCAAGGAGAAGACGTTGACGTGCTATTTGGCGCCAAGGTGCAATCGACGGAAGTCGATTATGTCAGTAGTGGGCGTCTATTACCTTGTAACTTAGAGTTTGAAGTGTGCCCACCGAGTTATTTTAGCGATATGTTTGCCGAAGAAGGCACATTAAAATTTGAGCAGTATCACGCTTATGTTTCGGCGAACGGTGACTTAAGTGCAAATTGGGACTATCAAGTGGGTGTTGCGCTAATTGGTACTAATAACAACAGTCAAACTTATCTGGAGCCACGTGCACGTTTGGGGTATCGCTTAAACGACGCACATAAATTGAATTTAAGCGCTGGTATACACCATACATTGATTGATGATTATCAATACCTTATTGAAGGCTATGGTAATACTGAGCTCGAAGCCAGTGAGGCAACTCACATTGTACTCAATCTTGAATCGACCCTTGATGACGGGTTAAGCATGAAAACAGAGCTGTTCTATAAAGCGCTTGATAACCTAGTAGTTGCAAACCCGAATGCGCAAAAGCGCTCATTAGCCCAAGATGTGTCTGGTTTTACTCGATTTGAAGATGTTGCCAGTGGCACAGCCTACGGTATTGAGCTTTTGGTGAATAAGCAGCTTTCAGATGATTGGTTTGGTTGGGCGAGCATTGCCTACAGTAAAACTGAGCGAGACAACCCGCTGACGCAGCAAAAATTTAACTCTGAATTTGATTTGCCTTGGGTGGCAAATATCGTACTTGACTACAAGTGGGACGAAAACTGGCAAATAGGCGCGAAGTGGCGCTTCCAAAGTGGCCGAAGATACACGCAAGTAAACTCTGCAACGCCTTATGTTGAACCAAACAGCGCCACAAATGAGCCGTTATTCTATGTACCAAACTACGGCGAGTTTAACGCTGAACAGTGGGGTAACTATCATCGGTTAGATATTCGCGC
- a CDS encoding NACHT domain-containing protein: MAVIETLAIKGLTTLTSGIVKKFVDLGWNKVVDEFEASFSDIELRRFCSSCDEYVNIRTLYSSDKDVFINDVYVPLFMRPSNGDHDRYEISNLSYYSEGITNIIGKAGQGKSTFLRKMLLNEITQGNCIPVFFELKYLETDKTLLEQLSKWFIRHNLKISEKGVERLLRYGYVKIFLDGFDEIHPSKHDEALITIKDLSRAFPKATIIVTSRPETIITTEPFISNYTVLDLEMEHIKQLYLNISGNNKEKTKEAMEQIEKYPSIQQIARTPILAILLFMTYRTWSKIPDSLSDFYKKIFTTLLTHHDSLKAGKRIDRGIDIPLNDHQIEDVFCAFCFSSFSDNKSNFSAREASEYMQIALESECQEDIEPQSLVEIIKKCTGILCSDGYDQITFSHKTLQEFYTAVFISEQSEEDKKEFYSSVKFAQEEKRYEGVLKFLSSVDRNDYVENYYIACFKEMFNADKVTTCIDNRTMMIGLNKIIDSISIPFNNIERKASGNTLTVSLGMNLSVDDEKSSFFYLKLTRPILSCLIQSSIYFEYLKKLKDLNKDKKEPDDNIKVPLSEVLKCSDKKFVDKFFELMKNYFLKLVSEEHEFLIDFHEKKKRPSLLRKVFVKKKEAEPLV; encoded by the coding sequence ATGGCTGTAATTGAAACACTAGCAATTAAAGGTTTAACAACATTAACTTCAGGTATAGTTAAAAAGTTTGTAGATCTTGGCTGGAATAAAGTTGTAGATGAATTTGAAGCATCATTTAGTGATATTGAATTAAGGCGCTTTTGTTCTTCTTGTGATGAATATGTAAATATAAGAACACTCTATTCAAGTGATAAAGATGTGTTCATAAATGATGTATATGTTCCTTTGTTTATGCGTCCAAGTAATGGTGACCATGATAGATATGAGATATCAAACCTAAGTTATTATAGTGAGGGTATTACCAACATCATAGGAAAAGCAGGACAAGGGAAATCTACTTTCTTAAGGAAAATGCTTTTAAACGAGATAACTCAAGGAAACTGTATTCCGGTTTTTTTTGAGTTGAAATATCTAGAGACAGACAAAACATTATTAGAGCAACTATCAAAATGGTTTATTCGTCACAACCTTAAAATATCTGAGAAAGGTGTGGAGAGGCTTTTAAGATATGGTTATGTAAAGATATTTTTAGATGGGTTTGATGAGATTCATCCATCTAAACATGATGAGGCATTAATAACAATTAAAGATCTATCTAGGGCATTTCCAAAAGCTACCATTATCGTAACCAGTAGACCTGAAACTATAATTACGACTGAGCCATTTATTAGTAATTATACTGTGTTAGATCTTGAAATGGAGCATATCAAACAACTTTATTTAAATATATCTGGTAATAATAAAGAAAAAACCAAAGAGGCTATGGAGCAGATTGAGAAATACCCTAGCATTCAACAAATTGCTAGAACTCCAATTTTGGCAATATTATTATTCATGACATACAGAACATGGTCAAAAATCCCGGATAGTCTGTCAGATTTTTACAAAAAAATATTTACAACTCTTCTCACTCATCATGATTCTTTGAAAGCTGGAAAAAGGATTGATAGGGGTATCGACATACCATTAAACGATCATCAAATCGAAGACGTTTTTTGTGCATTTTGTTTCAGCTCCTTCAGTGATAATAAGAGTAATTTTAGTGCTAGAGAAGCTTCTGAATATATGCAGATAGCATTAGAGAGTGAATGTCAAGAAGATATAGAGCCTCAAAGTCTAGTAGAAATCATAAAAAAATGTACTGGCATTTTATGTAGTGACGGGTACGATCAGATCACATTCTCACACAAAACACTTCAAGAGTTTTATACAGCTGTTTTTATTTCAGAACAGTCAGAGGAAGATAAAAAAGAGTTTTATAGCTCTGTAAAATTTGCCCAAGAAGAAAAAAGGTATGAAGGAGTGTTAAAATTTTTGTCTAGTGTAGACAGAAATGATTATGTAGAAAATTATTATATAGCTTGTTTTAAAGAAATGTTTAATGCTGATAAAGTAACTACTTGCATAGACAATAGAACAATGATGATTGGCCTGAATAAAATCATAGACAGTATTAGTATTCCTTTTAACAACATTGAGAGAAAAGCAAGTGGAAATACGCTAACTGTTAGTTTAGGAATGAATCTTTCTGTAGATGATGAGAAAAGTTCATTTTTTTACTTAAAATTAACAAGACCTATTTTGAGTTGTCTAATTCAGAGTTCAATATACTTTGAATATCTAAAAAAACTTAAGGACTTGAACAAAGATAAGAAAGAACCAGATGATAATATTAAGGTTCCATTATCAGAAGTACTAAAATGTTCAGATAAAAAATTCGTTGATAAATTCTTTGAGTTAATGAAAAATTATTTCTTAAAGTTAGTTTCAGAAGAGCATGAATTTCTGATCGATTTTCATGAAAAGAAGAAGAGACCTAGCCTTTTGAGAAAAGTTTTTGTTAAGAAGAAAGAAGCAGAACCTTTAGTATAA
- a CDS encoding LytTR family DNA-binding domain-containing protein — protein sequence MNGQFPIGSISPWRYFACIGFFLACLLSISDDDNALPHWLNFVVWQVQVFSGLAFFIATHTLMKGVLARQNDLVKLAISSVIAVTIYVPFSLLRDVYIEHETAYTLYALFEEWQNMAPAALISWVAINLPWLSGFQIKRTDNTTSSSQEDTQTIDNIANKNKSKTIEPLMVNPDIPEPTVEPQDNSTTQPEHDFLKIAKIGNIDSLICLKAELHYLKVVTEQEQHLILYNLKDAIEALSNIDKKLSEGQTHRSYWVNSNHAEKLLRKNREGELVLSNQDKVPVSRANMKKVKGWFE from the coding sequence ATGAATGGGCAATTTCCAATTGGTTCCATTAGCCCTTGGCGCTACTTTGCTTGTATTGGCTTCTTTTTAGCATGCCTTTTAAGTATCTCAGATGATGACAATGCACTGCCCCATTGGCTAAATTTTGTCGTTTGGCAAGTGCAAGTGTTCTCTGGTTTGGCGTTTTTCATTGCCACACACACCTTAATGAAAGGCGTATTAGCAAGACAAAACGATCTGGTTAAACTGGCCATCAGCTCAGTGATAGCGGTGACTATTTATGTGCCATTTTCTTTATTGCGCGACGTATATATAGAGCATGAAACCGCGTATACCTTATATGCCCTGTTTGAAGAGTGGCAAAATATGGCACCCGCGGCACTCATTTCATGGGTGGCGATAAACTTACCTTGGCTAAGTGGCTTTCAGATAAAACGCACTGACAACACGACTTCCTCGTCACAAGAAGACACTCAAACCATTGATAATATTGCTAATAAAAATAAAAGCAAGACGATTGAGCCTTTAATGGTTAACCCTGATATTCCCGAGCCTACAGTTGAGCCACAAGACAATTCAACTACACAGCCAGAGCATGACTTTTTAAAAATCGCAAAAATAGGCAACATAGACTCACTCATTTGCCTAAAAGCAGAACTGCATTATTTGAAAGTCGTTACAGAGCAAGAACAACACCTGATCTTATACAACTTAAAAGATGCCATTGAAGCACTCTCGAATATCGACAAAAAACTAAGTGAAGGGCAAACTCACCGAAGTTATTGGGTGAACTCCAATCATGCAGAAAAGTTACTCAGAAAGAATCGCGAAGGCGAATTGGTGTTATCAAATCAGGATAAAGTGCCCGTGAGTCGAGCGAATATGAAGAAGGTTAAGGGATGGTTTGAGTAG
- the yjeH gene encoding L-methionine/branched-chain amino acid transporter: MKTDKQGIGRWQGAGMMATTLLGTGVFILPQLTVAQAEFSALYAWILLTLAIVPVTLIFGKLAARFAHAAGPAYFVEKAFGKVAGRVIGLMFMCVVPIGAPAAIVMTFMFVQQIVPVQGQALLLGQLSTLLFLWLINLRGIQVSAKLQFALTLIILTLVILLFGKSNPTAVNFNSSSFDTYAMLGAAGIAFWSFLGVEAMSHLSDDFRNPEKDMIPAMLIGTVLVGAVYVACTLLVIAYPNNESLSMVGLFNAFFGELFGHNGHYIIGVLGVAGGLATVNVYTASLARLICSFAEQGVLPSYLAKRNEFNVPLSALTTLMLVIALVLIVTFYSQQDLEDLINWVNGVFVVIYAAAMLAAWRLLSVKNRPMILLGLGFCIALAIGIGTHMIYAFILMAVITPFVMLQKKKQLTKVSNA; the protein is encoded by the coding sequence ATGAAAACAGATAAACAAGGTATCGGGCGCTGGCAAGGGGCGGGCATGATGGCCACCACTTTGTTAGGCACAGGGGTATTTATATTACCACAATTAACTGTGGCACAAGCAGAGTTCAGTGCGCTCTATGCTTGGATACTATTAACTCTGGCAATTGTTCCGGTTACGCTGATTTTTGGAAAATTGGCCGCACGATTTGCCCATGCGGCAGGGCCAGCGTATTTTGTCGAAAAAGCATTTGGCAAGGTTGCAGGCAGAGTGATTGGCTTAATGTTTATGTGTGTGGTGCCTATTGGCGCACCTGCTGCCATTGTCATGACCTTTATGTTTGTGCAGCAAATTGTGCCAGTACAAGGGCAAGCTTTACTTTTAGGTCAGCTCTCTACCTTACTGTTTTTATGGCTAATAAATTTACGCGGCATTCAAGTGTCAGCCAAATTGCAATTTGCGCTTACGCTAATCATTTTAACTTTGGTGATCTTACTATTTGGTAAAAGTAACCCAACTGCGGTCAATTTTAACTCCAGCTCATTCGATACCTATGCCATGCTTGGTGCTGCGGGTATCGCATTTTGGAGCTTCTTAGGTGTCGAGGCAATGTCGCATTTGTCGGATGACTTTAGAAACCCAGAAAAAGACATGATCCCAGCGATGCTCATCGGCACAGTATTAGTTGGTGCCGTTTACGTGGCCTGCACTTTATTAGTTATCGCCTATCCGAACAACGAATCGCTCAGTATGGTTGGTCTGTTCAATGCGTTCTTCGGCGAATTATTCGGTCACAACGGCCATTATATTATCGGTGTATTAGGCGTCGCTGGTGGACTGGCAACCGTTAACGTATATACCGCTAGCCTTGCCCGTTTGATCTGTAGCTTCGCTGAGCAGGGCGTATTACCAAGCTATTTGGCAAAACGAAACGAATTCAATGTGCCTTTAAGCGCGCTCACCACGCTTATGCTAGTCATTGCACTGGTTTTAATCGTCACATTTTATAGCCAACAAGACCTAGAAGACTTAATTAACTGGGTGAACGGCGTGTTTGTTGTGATTTACGCCGCGGCCATGTTAGCGGCATGGCGATTACTGAGTGTGAAAAACCGCCCAATGATTTTACTCGGTTTAGGGTTTTGCATAGCACTTGCCATCGGCATAGGCACACACATGATCTATGCATTCATTCTAATGGCCGTGATAACCCCATTTGTGATGCTGCAAAAGAAAAAGCAGCTTACTAAAGTGAGTAATGCTTAG